GATATTGGGAAAACCATTCTGGTAGACTCTGACCCAAATCGCACTGCCCTAGCATGGTCGAGTCGGGGGAGCCTTCCTTTTACTGTGGCTGATGAGCGACAAGCAATGAAGTTGATTTCGGGTAATGATTTTGTAGTGATTGACACTCCAGCCCGACCAGACTCAAGTGACTTAAAAGAGTTGGCAAAAGGTTGTGACTTACTCATCTTGCCAACGATTCCAGATGTCGTGAGTTTGGAACCGATGTTAAAAACGGCAAGCGATTTAGGTGCAGCAAACTACAGAGCTTTACTGGTAATAGTTCCTCCATCACCTAGTAAAGAAGGAGCAGCAATACGCTCCGAACTTATAGATAACGGTATTCCTGTTTTCAAGACGATGATTCGCCGCGCTGCTGGATTTCAAAAAGCTGCTTTTGAAGGTGTCCCTATTAGAGACGTTTCTTCCTCAAAAGCAAGGGTTGCATGGTTAGATTATCTAGCACTTGGCAAGGAAATTATGGAGGTTTTAGGAAATGACTAATTCTAAATATGGGGATTTGATTCGCAAAGCGAGAGAAACAGATAGCCAAGAAGTTTCTGAACCAGATAACCAGATTACTAGCCGGCCTGTAGAGCAAACCGAGGGTGATCCAGAAAACCAGAATGCCATCAAACAAGAGAATCAGTTAGCAGTAAAACCAGATAACCAGAATGAGCGAGAACGAGAAGTCAACCTTTGTGTAAAAGTGCCTGAATCACTTAGACGACATTGGGCAGCAGAATCTAAGCGGCACGGAATAACAATGACGGAAGTAATAATTCAGGCTCTTAAAGAGCGTTTCGGTTCGCCCAATTGAAAACCCGATGCTGAGTTTTCAATTAGGCGAAAGTAGTGTTAATTGCTATTCAAACCTTGATAAAAAGTCTGTAGATCTTTATAAGCAGTGTAAACCAAGTGTGTTTTTTTTCACTTTGAACAGTTGAGTGTGCCATAGCTAGATTGCTGTGGAACAAGTAATTAAGATGCAGTAGAACTGTCAGAAATTGTAGTGCAGTAATCAGTTGAAGTGCAGCAAGGAGTAAAGTGCTTTATGTAATACTTAATTAAAATAACTGAGAATGTTGGGCGGTTTTTGGGTAGCAAGCGCGGCTTATTTTTCGAGATTGTTATTTAATGTTAAACAAGCGTGAAAACTCATACTTG
This genomic interval from Crinalium epipsammum PCC 9333 contains the following:
- a CDS encoding nucleotide-binding protein — encoded protein: MKILTVTGYKGGISKSTTAIHIATFFSDIGKTILVDSDPNRTALAWSSRGSLPFTVADERQAMKLISGNDFVVIDTPARPDSSDLKELAKGCDLLILPTIPDVVSLEPMLKTASDLGAANYRALLVIVPPSPSKEGAAIRSELIDNGIPVFKTMIRRAAGFQKAAFEGVPIRDVSSSKARVAWLDYLALGKEIMEVLGND